One part of the Myxococcales bacterium genome encodes these proteins:
- a CDS encoding ABC transporter ATP-binding protein, whose translation MLPPRTAPPPTPALQARGLCVDRGPRRVLDHVDLEVDAGVVTALIGPNGSGKTTLLKALAGVLPFSGQVLVKGRALDALDRRARARHVAYVPQQSALDAPLPVFDVVAQGRLAHRAALSGLSRADLAAIDDALVATDVKTLAPRAFTSLSHGEKHRVLIARGLATEAPVLLLDEPTAGLDLAHVLELLDLFTRLAAEGRSLLVVLHPLAEVKAVAARVAVLHEGKRLAYGPVPEVLTPALVREVYRVDVVPGGAWGFAPLASD comes from the coding sequence ATGCTCCCGCCCCGCACGGCCCCCCCGCCGACGCCGGCGCTTCAAGCGCGGGGGCTGTGTGTCGATCGGGGGCCGCGCCGTGTGCTCGACCACGTCGATCTCGAGGTCGATGCGGGCGTCGTCACGGCGCTCATTGGACCGAACGGCTCGGGCAAGACCACCTTGCTCAAGGCTCTCGCGGGCGTGCTGCCCTTTTCGGGACAGGTGCTCGTGAAGGGACGAGCCCTCGACGCGCTGGATCGCCGCGCCCGCGCGCGGCACGTGGCCTACGTGCCGCAACAAAGCGCGCTCGACGCGCCCCTGCCGGTGTTTGACGTGGTCGCGCAGGGACGGCTCGCTCATCGCGCAGCACTCAGTGGACTCTCGCGGGCCGACCTTGCCGCCATCGACGACGCGCTCGTGGCCACCGACGTGAAGACGCTCGCCCCGCGGGCCTTTACCTCCCTGTCGCACGGCGAAAAACACCGGGTATTGATCGCGCGCGGCCTCGCGACCGAGGCCCCCGTGCTGCTCCTCGACGAGCCCACGGCAGGACTGGACCTTGCCCATGTGCTCGAGCTCCTGGATTTGTTCACCCGCCTGGCGGCCGAGGGGCGCAGCCTCTTGGTGGTCCTGCACCCCCTGGCCGAAGTGAAAGCCGTGGCGGCCCGCGTGGCAGTACTGCACGAAGGCAAGCGCCTCGCCTACGGCCCTGTCCCTGAGGTACTCACACCCGCGCTGGTGCGCGAAGTCTATCGCGTGGACGTCGTGCCGGGGGGCGCCTGGGGCTTTGCTCCCCTGGCTTCCGATTGA
- a CDS encoding TonB-dependent receptor, with translation MQPNPLLRPETGTNADVGVRLHFERRRLAIDTDTAFFVAWAEDLIQFQQNARGQARAANVGAARIQGLETAASLRFGPHLRMAAQVTLTRAVDSSDAAARVGKQLPFRPQARAYLRPELRELRLPFALRCGVYADVDFTAGNYRDPANVVRVPKRLLFGAGASLAHDDSGVRLVASAVNLTNTPALDLAGFPLPGRSLFFTLEWTSPPTRLPAASSQGEIN, from the coding sequence CTGCAGCCCAACCCCCTCCTGAGACCGGAAACGGGGACCAACGCCGACGTGGGCGTGCGGCTGCACTTCGAGCGGCGCCGGCTAGCGATCGACACCGATACAGCGTTCTTCGTTGCCTGGGCCGAGGACCTCATTCAGTTCCAGCAGAACGCCCGGGGCCAGGCCCGTGCTGCCAACGTGGGCGCAGCGCGCATTCAAGGCCTCGAAACGGCAGCGAGCCTCCGCTTCGGCCCCCACTTGCGTATGGCTGCGCAGGTCACCCTCACGCGGGCCGTGGACAGCTCGGACGCGGCCGCGCGGGTGGGCAAACAGCTGCCGTTTCGGCCCCAGGCCCGCGCGTACCTACGCCCCGAGCTGCGCGAGCTGCGGCTCCCTTTTGCTCTTCGGTGCGGCGTCTATGCCGATGTCGACTTCACGGCGGGCAACTACCGCGACCCCGCGAACGTGGTCCGGGTTCCCAAGCGCCTGCTCTTCGGCGCCGGCGCCTCTTTGGCCCACGACGACTCCGGTGTTCGTCTCGTGGCCAGCGCGGTGAACCTCACAAATACCCCCGCCCTGGATCTCGCCGGCTTTCCTTTGCCGGGCCGCTCTCTGTTTTTCACGCTGGAATGGACCAGCCCCCCCACGCGGCTACCGGCCGCTTCGTCCCAAGGAGAGATCAATTGA
- a CDS encoding ABC transporter substrate-binding protein — protein MGEPLPRLFRGVHRRLDGLNVLGLLLASGVAAFAGLAFAPGAAPPAEAPATEGLLPMPDTSCPTPPCRGLRDASGTLISAQPYERIVSGNIVADRLLLELLEPGRIAAFSPYASQLPEAHRYANHPHLAALEDLEGLLALHPDLFIVNGMASRGHVERLRRAGVAVFDLGPMEGLTTLRSNVNTLAQLLAVPARGAALQARIDNRVATLGQVERRHRLGALYVGIHGGKMYGGTVGSSLHDVLSLAGLEDRAAIAFAGWPAYTHEDLLALDPHVVVTQAGMRATLCHHPGLAGLGACMHPDRFIELPAPLLTDPGLSVLDAAEALAAALASRPALQGDALSPP, from the coding sequence ATGGGTGAGCCCTTGCCCCGCCTCTTCCGCGGCGTCCACCGGCGCCTCGATGGTCTCAACGTGCTGGGTCTGCTGCTCGCAAGCGGCGTCGCGGCCTTCGCGGGTCTGGCGTTCGCGCCAGGCGCCGCGCCCCCCGCCGAGGCCCCCGCAACGGAGGGGCTCCTGCCCATGCCTGACACGTCCTGCCCGACCCCCCCGTGCCGGGGCCTCCGCGACGCCAGCGGAACCCTGATCTCCGCGCAGCCGTACGAGCGGATCGTGAGCGGCAACATCGTGGCGGACCGTCTGCTGCTGGAGCTGCTCGAGCCTGGGCGCATCGCCGCGTTTTCACCCTACGCGAGCCAGCTACCGGAGGCCCACCGCTATGCAAACCACCCGCACCTGGCGGCCCTCGAAGACCTCGAAGGGCTGCTCGCGCTGCATCCGGACCTGTTCATCGTGAACGGTATGGCCAGCCGAGGCCACGTCGAGCGCCTGCGACGGGCCGGCGTGGCGGTCTTCGACCTCGGGCCCATGGAGGGCCTGACGACCCTGCGGTCCAACGTGAACACGCTCGCCCAGCTCCTGGCCGTTCCGGCCCGGGGCGCGGCGCTGCAGGCGCGGATCGACAACCGCGTGGCCACTTTGGGACAGGTCGAGCGGCGACATCGCCTGGGGGCCCTCTACGTGGGCATCCACGGCGGCAAGATGTACGGAGGGACGGTGGGCTCGAGCTTGCACGACGTGCTCAGCCTTGCCGGCCTCGAAGACAGAGCGGCGATCGCCTTCGCAGGATGGCCTGCCTACACCCACGAGGATCTTTTGGCGCTCGATCCTCACGTGGTGGTCACCCAGGCGGGCATGCGCGCAACTTTGTGCCATCACCCCGGGCTTGCAGGCCTCGGCGCCTGCATGCACCCAGACCGCTTCATCGAACTGCCAGCCCCTCTGTTGACAGATCCGGGGTTGAGCGTGCTCGACGCCGCGGAGGCGCTCGCCGCAGCGCTCGCGAGCCGGCCCGCGTTACAGGGCGACGCGCTTTCGCCGCCCTGA
- a CDS encoding iron ABC transporter permease, with product MTSLMANAETAGPPRREGGLLSPTCLYGVLGALTVLTALASLVFGRTSLGDEGLRQTLLTLRAWRFCAAFVSGVALAVGGVMVQGLFRNPLASPSVLGTTAGAALGGRVALLASSTFAGGLLPPELGLPLGCIAGAWLALLILLLVSRSDTDLVVLLLTGFLLSSLFISAGAFLASLAQERWELARAMMAFTLGDVSGVGPRTILIAVPFVLAGTSAAWFWGRSLDAMLSGADEAATLGVEVASLRRWIVVWTAVMTGAAVAVAGTVGFVGLVVPHALRPFAGVKHRRLVPAAALAGGTFVAACDVLCRVLPARSEVPLGVVTGLIGAPVFLVLLLRGRRGIFHG from the coding sequence GTGACGAGCCTCATGGCGAATGCCGAGACAGCGGGCCCTCCGCGTCGCGAGGGGGGGCTGCTCTCCCCCACGTGTCTCTACGGCGTGCTGGGTGCGTTGACCGTGCTCACGGCGCTGGCTTCGCTCGTGTTTGGGCGCACCAGCTTGGGAGACGAAGGTCTCCGGCAAACCCTGCTCACTCTGCGGGCGTGGCGCTTCTGCGCTGCGTTCGTCTCGGGCGTTGCTTTGGCCGTGGGCGGCGTGATGGTGCAGGGGCTGTTCCGCAACCCTCTCGCGAGCCCCTCGGTGCTGGGCACCACGGCGGGAGCGGCGCTGGGCGGGCGTGTGGCGCTGCTGGCGTCCAGTACCTTCGCGGGCGGCCTCCTGCCCCCGGAGCTGGGACTACCCCTCGGCTGCATCGCCGGGGCGTGGCTGGCGCTGTTGATCCTGTTGCTCGTCAGCCGGAGCGATACCGATCTCGTGGTGCTGCTGCTCACGGGCTTTTTGCTGTCGTCGCTGTTCATCAGCGCAGGCGCGTTTTTGGCTTCGCTCGCCCAGGAGCGCTGGGAGCTGGCCCGCGCCATGATGGCCTTCACCTTGGGGGACGTGAGCGGTGTGGGCCCCCGGACCATCTTGATCGCCGTGCCTTTCGTCCTGGCGGGCACCTCCGCCGCGTGGTTCTGGGGCCGCTCGCTCGACGCCATGCTGTCGGGGGCGGACGAGGCCGCCACGCTCGGCGTGGAGGTCGCTTCGCTGCGCCGCTGGATCGTGGTGTGGACGGCGGTCATGACGGGCGCGGCCGTGGCGGTGGCCGGTACGGTGGGTTTCGTGGGCCTGGTCGTGCCGCACGCTCTGCGGCCGTTTGCAGGGGTGAAGCACAGACGGCTCGTGCCCGCCGCAGCCCTGGCGGGCGGGACCTTCGTGGCGGCGTGTGACGTGCTTTGTCGCGTGTTGCCTGCGCGCAGTGAAGTGCCCCTGGGCGTGGTGACGGGCCTCATCGGGGCACCCGTGTTTCTCGTGCTCTTGCTGAGAGGACGACGGGGGATCTTCCATGGGTGA
- a CDS encoding SprT-like domain-containing protein, giving the protein MPGSRAHAGQLNAELERALLHALAHAWDTVNYQHFRNALRRPVLGLHDGGSRLGSWNLEDRSLSFSRDFVAGAPWTQVKEVLKHEMAHQYAHEALGATTEPPHGPTFQQVCAQHGFDATAAGQPPGGPGEESPILRRIAKLLALAESPNLHEAEVAMKQAQRLMLKHNVESAAAAAREGYSFRHVGVPKARRTAAEKALANLLERFFFVLPIWVPYFVVEQGKDSWILELCGTPSNLDVAAWVHDFLTQTAERLWKQHKRAHGIRSDADRRLFVLGVMRGFSLKLNSGVVETRQEGLVWKGDPQLSAYYHRRYPRRVSSAAASVHVNEAYLSGHRAGQEIVLSRPVTAETKDRGHLLTSGG; this is encoded by the coding sequence ATGCCGGGCAGCCGCGCGCACGCAGGCCAGCTCAACGCAGAGCTTGAACGCGCTTTGCTGCATGCGCTCGCCCACGCCTGGGACACGGTGAACTACCAGCACTTTCGCAATGCCTTGCGGCGCCCGGTCCTTGGGCTTCACGACGGCGGCAGCCGCCTCGGCAGTTGGAACCTGGAGGACCGCAGCCTGTCCTTCTCGCGCGACTTCGTAGCGGGCGCCCCCTGGACGCAAGTCAAAGAGGTGCTGAAGCACGAAATGGCGCACCAGTATGCGCACGAAGCTCTGGGCGCCACCACCGAGCCCCCGCACGGGCCCACCTTCCAGCAGGTCTGTGCCCAGCACGGGTTCGACGCCACGGCCGCGGGGCAACCACCGGGCGGCCCCGGCGAAGAGAGCCCCATCCTGCGACGGATCGCCAAGCTGCTCGCGCTGGCCGAAAGCCCCAACCTTCACGAGGCCGAAGTGGCCATGAAGCAAGCGCAGCGGCTGATGCTCAAGCACAACGTGGAGTCTGCGGCGGCGGCCGCGCGTGAAGGCTATTCGTTTCGCCACGTGGGTGTGCCGAAGGCACGGCGCACGGCCGCGGAGAAGGCCCTGGCCAACCTGCTCGAGCGTTTTTTCTTCGTGCTGCCGATCTGGGTGCCTTACTTCGTCGTGGAACAGGGCAAGGACTCGTGGATCCTGGAGCTGTGCGGAACGCCCAGCAACCTCGACGTGGCGGCCTGGGTGCATGACTTCCTCACTCAAACGGCCGAGCGGCTGTGGAAACAGCACAAGCGCGCGCACGGCATTCGCTCCGATGCCGACCGGCGCCTGTTCGTCCTGGGCGTCATGCGCGGCTTTTCCCTCAAGCTCAATTCCGGCGTGGTGGAGACCCGCCAGGAGGGCCTGGTGTGGAAAGGCGACCCCCAGCTCTCGGCCTACTACCACCGGCGCTACCCCCGCCGGGTGTCGAGTGCCGCGGCCTCGGTTCACGTCAACGAGGCCTACCTCAGCGGGCACCGCGCGGGGCAGGAGATCGTGCTGTCGCGGCCGGTTACGGCCGAGACCAAGGACCGCGGGCATCTTCTGACGAGCGGCGGCTGA
- a CDS encoding TMEM165/GDT1 family protein, with protein MDWKALLTAFATVFIAELGDKTQLATFSLAAGGTSRWTIFAGSATALVATSALAVLAGAAVGRVVSPVWLKRAAGVVFVVLGIVYLATASGAGKAGEG; from the coding sequence ATGGACTGGAAAGCGCTGCTCACGGCGTTCGCGACGGTGTTCATCGCCGAGCTCGGCGACAAGACCCAGCTCGCGACCTTCTCGCTGGCGGCGGGGGGCACGTCGCGGTGGACGATCTTCGCGGGCTCGGCAACGGCCCTGGTCGCCACGTCGGCCCTCGCTGTCCTGGCCGGGGCGGCCGTGGGGCGGGTGGTTTCGCCGGTGTGGCTCAAACGCGCGGCCGGCGTGGTCTTCGTGGTGCTGGGCATCGTGTACCTCGCGACGGCGAGCGGCGCGGGCAAAGCTGGGGAGGGCTGA
- a CDS encoding DUF1592 domain-containing protein — protein sequence MLCLALGTACSGGVTSSDEPDTGDGGGGGGGGANQPGSGGVGGSPGSGAGNGGGEPSQPPPEPVFDGMQGLDCDPSVPVGGAPRVWRLTASQLRNSMEKLLGGTVALPADFLKAPATTGYLNSAFDLRLREADASVLQRSVSDAVAAAVSARFGTLFPCGEGKVNDAACTESFVKDFGLQAFRRPLEAAEVTRYKQLYAAGVAAGVKLGVRAVAEAMLQSPNFLFRSELGSGSNGRTRLTNYEIATAMAYQLTEGPPDAELLASAESGALAMDDEVVKQARRLLASDGAPGALSQYFLQFLEYGNLDAANRDPELFPVWESVRGDLARETQLFIDDVLWKGDGKLATLLTANYTFMNANVAKLYGANVSGSAFSKQTVDSTQRAGLLTQPGLMAHLAVFERTSPVNRGRWIRERVLCQLVPEPLMNVDLSIPDLPAGLTRRQQLEEKTKPDACKDCHSMMNPVGFGFESLDAIGRYRDKEENGTPVDASGTLSGTRDANGDFNGPVALVKKLAASSQVRECMAVQMARYHFGRFESDADGCALKAAFDKFAASDFDIRELAVALVTSESFLYRRK from the coding sequence GTGTTGTGTCTCGCCCTCGGGACGGCCTGCTCAGGCGGCGTCACGTCGTCGGACGAGCCCGACACGGGCGACGGAGGGGGCGGGGGGGGCGGAGGTGCCAACCAGCCGGGCTCGGGCGGCGTGGGGGGAAGCCCCGGGAGCGGAGCCGGCAACGGCGGCGGCGAGCCCTCGCAACCCCCACCCGAGCCGGTTTTCGACGGCATGCAAGGGCTGGACTGTGACCCCAGCGTCCCGGTGGGCGGCGCCCCACGGGTGTGGCGTCTCACGGCCTCGCAGCTCCGGAACTCGATGGAAAAGCTCCTCGGGGGCACGGTCGCGTTGCCAGCCGATTTCCTCAAGGCACCGGCCACCACCGGGTACCTGAACTCGGCTTTCGACCTTCGGCTCCGCGAAGCGGATGCCAGCGTTTTGCAGCGGTCCGTGAGCGACGCCGTCGCGGCCGCGGTCTCGGCCCGGTTCGGCACTTTGTTCCCCTGCGGCGAAGGCAAGGTGAACGATGCAGCCTGCACCGAGTCCTTCGTAAAAGATTTCGGTCTGCAGGCATTCCGCCGGCCCTTGGAGGCCGCCGAGGTGACCCGCTACAAGCAGCTTTACGCCGCGGGGGTTGCGGCCGGCGTGAAGCTGGGCGTACGCGCCGTGGCCGAGGCCATGCTTCAGTCTCCGAACTTTCTGTTCCGCTCCGAACTCGGCAGTGGCAGCAACGGGCGGACCCGCCTCACGAACTACGAGATCGCAACGGCGATGGCGTACCAGCTGACGGAAGGCCCACCCGACGCCGAGTTGCTCGCATCAGCCGAGAGCGGGGCGCTGGCGATGGACGACGAGGTGGTCAAGCAGGCGCGGCGCTTGTTGGCCTCCGATGGCGCGCCGGGCGCACTGTCGCAGTACTTCCTGCAGTTTCTCGAGTACGGAAACCTCGACGCCGCAAACCGAGACCCAGAATTGTTCCCCGTATGGGAAAGCGTGCGGGGCGATCTGGCCCGCGAGACGCAGCTCTTCATTGATGACGTTTTGTGGAAGGGCGACGGCAAGCTCGCGACGCTGCTCACGGCCAACTACACCTTCATGAACGCCAACGTGGCCAAGCTCTACGGCGCCAACGTGTCGGGCAGTGCCTTCTCGAAGCAAACCGTGGATTCCACCCAACGTGCAGGCCTGCTGACGCAACCTGGCCTCATGGCTCACCTTGCGGTCTTCGAGCGCACGTCGCCCGTGAACCGTGGCCGTTGGATACGAGAGCGTGTGCTGTGTCAGCTGGTACCAGAGCCGCTCATGAACGTGGACCTTTCCATCCCGGACCTGCCCGCGGGCCTCACGCGGCGGCAGCAGCTGGAAGAAAAAACCAAGCCGGACGCCTGCAAGGACTGCCACTCGATGATGAATCCGGTGGGCTTCGGCTTCGAGTCCCTCGACGCCATTGGCCGCTACCGCGACAAAGAAGAGAACGGCACGCCCGTCGACGCGAGCGGCACTCTCTCCGGCACACGTGACGCCAACGGCGATTTCAACGGCCCGGTCGCGCTCGTCAAGAAGCTCGCCGCCAGCTCTCAGGTGCGTGAGTGCATGGCGGTGCAGATGGCACGGTACCACTTTGGGCGCTTCGAGTCCGATGCTGACGGGTGCGCGCTCAAAGCGGCTTTCGATAAGTTCGCCGCTTCGGATTTCGACATCCGGGAGCTGGCCGTGGCCTTGGTGACCTCCGAATCGTTCCTGTACCGACGGAAGTGA
- a CDS encoding DUF1552 domain-containing protein translates to MLSPSRRDLLRAAGVGAAVATFSRRLAHAAAPAPMRLVIYWTANGANQKKFWPSAGTTSSMILEPLGELKNDITVVKNVTFAGTGDHKTGMPFSMTGYTTNPPTSISIDQAAAKATGKPALVLGGQAKEQNYRGWFSFDTSGSPVMPTANPTTAFTQVFGTPKPGGGTGTPPPPPAGGYDAALQKKIFEAALGDAQALKAKLPSAEVVKMDQQIEALDGLAKALDGLDNGGNTGTPTQPSAVECKDLDSSGWVETNEDYRTRIKLHLDLITASFACDARRVASLMLSPGGHDSMGGHLGFLGVGGDIHNSIAHKIYDDPANHDKMANIKRWEVEQFAYLLKSLKATKDVDGKTLLDNTVVLFTSECTDGNHGHTNIPVMVAGGGGRLNLGKVLDAGGSSKNYVQLLLGLARTAGANLPKFGDATESWTPLVG, encoded by the coding sequence ATGCTGAGCCCCTCTCGTAGAGACCTATTGCGCGCCGCCGGTGTCGGTGCCGCCGTGGCCACTTTCAGCCGCCGCCTGGCGCACGCCGCCGCGCCAGCTCCCATGCGCCTCGTGATCTACTGGACCGCCAACGGTGCAAATCAGAAAAAGTTCTGGCCGAGTGCTGGAACCACGTCCAGCATGATTCTCGAGCCGCTGGGCGAACTCAAAAACGACATTACCGTAGTCAAGAACGTCACCTTCGCGGGCACGGGTGACCACAAGACGGGCATGCCGTTTTCGATGACGGGGTACACCACGAATCCGCCCACGTCGATCTCGATAGACCAGGCCGCCGCGAAAGCCACCGGCAAGCCGGCTCTGGTGCTGGGCGGACAAGCGAAGGAGCAGAACTACCGCGGTTGGTTCAGCTTCGACACCAGCGGTTCTCCCGTGATGCCCACGGCGAACCCCACGACGGCCTTCACGCAGGTGTTTGGTACGCCAAAGCCGGGCGGCGGCACCGGTACGCCGCCGCCTCCCCCTGCGGGCGGGTACGATGCGGCCCTGCAAAAGAAGATCTTCGAGGCCGCGCTCGGCGATGCTCAGGCGCTGAAGGCGAAGCTACCCTCCGCGGAAGTCGTCAAAATGGACCAGCAGATCGAGGCGCTCGATGGGCTGGCCAAGGCGCTCGATGGTCTCGACAACGGCGGGAACACGGGCACCCCCACGCAACCCTCGGCGGTGGAGTGTAAGGACCTCGACAGCTCCGGATGGGTGGAGACGAACGAGGACTACCGCACGCGCATCAAGCTGCACCTCGACCTCATCACCGCGTCCTTCGCATGCGACGCCCGGCGCGTGGCTTCTCTCATGTTGTCGCCCGGCGGGCATGACAGCATGGGAGGTCACCTGGGCTTCTTGGGGGTGGGGGGCGACATTCACAACAGCATTGCGCACAAGATCTACGACGATCCGGCAAACCACGACAAGATGGCCAACATCAAGCGCTGGGAGGTGGAGCAGTTCGCGTACCTGCTCAAGTCGCTGAAGGCCACCAAAGACGTCGACGGAAAGACCTTGCTCGACAACACGGTGGTTCTGTTCACGTCCGAGTGCACGGACGGCAACCATGGTCACACCAACATCCCCGTCATGGTCGCGGGCGGTGGCGGACGTCTCAACCTGGGCAAGGTTCTCGATGCCGGCGGCTCGTCGAAAAACTACGTGCAGCTGTTGCTGGGCTTGGCCCGAACCGCGGGCGCCAACCTGCCCAAGTTCGGCGACGCCACGGAATCCTGGACGCCTCTCGTGGGCTGA
- a CDS encoding tetratricopeptide repeat protein — MDDLQSIIDEALDDARDALVAGDLPEAETLVREVLAVASGQSRAHGLLGRVALRCGDTEEARRHLQQAFESGDEDPDVLRALADLCWSALDFDNAARALARLASASAPDPGLWHRVGVSRHRTGDVPAALAALERAVAIAGAPASAWGDLGVARAGLADLAGAEAALETACRLASSDERPTHLAHLAGVKARAFGPQPAVALLKEAAGSGVPWITAAYAQALSAAGDVRAALATLRAAHAEKPGAFELWLPLGALALAQGDAQEALTLARERLALHPSHAGAVDLYLQAVRGGARPPDQAPDPAWLLAVSWIRATPLIDGALAAALAEHVAQHRTLRLSPYGHATQGGWHSGSLLVAPRGPVALLEPLLAEAIAHYGRAAWGPPPGRVALNPWGVVFRGEGHQSSHIHPDSWLSGVLHVELPPGMHEPPRRAAKQGWLRFTEGPRPEDPVVLDLEPVVGTLVLFPSYLHHQTLPVPLPEPRISIAFDVVPVEGN, encoded by the coding sequence ATGGACGACCTTCAGAGCATCATCGATGAGGCGCTGGACGATGCCCGGGACGCGCTGGTTGCGGGTGACCTGCCGGAGGCGGAGACGCTCGTGCGCGAGGTGCTGGCGGTGGCGTCCGGGCAAAGCCGTGCGCATGGCCTTTTGGGCAGGGTGGCGCTGCGCTGCGGGGACACCGAAGAGGCACGGCGGCACCTGCAGCAAGCGTTCGAGTCGGGAGACGAGGATCCCGACGTGCTGCGGGCGCTCGCAGATCTGTGTTGGTCCGCTCTCGATTTCGACAACGCCGCCCGCGCTTTGGCCCGCCTGGCCAGCGCCTCGGCTCCGGACCCAGGCCTTTGGCATAGGGTGGGAGTCTCCCGCCACCGCACGGGCGACGTGCCTGCGGCGCTGGCCGCCCTGGAGCGCGCTGTCGCGATCGCCGGCGCGCCGGCCTCCGCCTGGGGAGATCTCGGGGTGGCGCGCGCGGGGCTGGCAGACTTGGCAGGGGCGGAGGCAGCCCTGGAGACAGCGTGCCGCTTGGCCTCCTCCGACGAACGTCCGACTCATCTGGCGCACTTGGCGGGGGTCAAGGCCCGGGCCTTCGGCCCCCAGCCAGCCGTGGCGCTGCTGAAAGAGGCCGCAGGGAGTGGAGTTCCCTGGATCACGGCCGCGTATGCGCAGGCGCTGAGCGCAGCGGGCGACGTCAGGGCGGCCTTGGCCACATTACGAGCCGCTCATGCGGAAAAACCGGGAGCCTTCGAGCTCTGGCTGCCCCTCGGCGCTTTGGCGCTCGCGCAAGGGGACGCACAGGAGGCGCTCACCCTCGCGCGGGAACGGCTTGCTTTGCATCCCTCGCACGCCGGTGCCGTGGATCTCTACCTGCAAGCCGTGCGGGGCGGAGCACGACCTCCTGACCAGGCCCCCGACCCGGCGTGGCTCCTCGCCGTCAGCTGGATCCGGGCTACGCCTCTCATCGACGGGGCCTTGGCCGCCGCCCTGGCCGAGCATGTGGCCCAGCACCGCACGCTGCGGCTTTCGCCCTACGGGCATGCCACGCAGGGCGGATGGCACTCCGGCTCTCTGCTCGTCGCGCCCCGTGGGCCGGTGGCCCTCTTGGAGCCGCTCCTCGCCGAGGCGATCGCCCACTACGGGCGCGCAGCGTGGGGCCCGCCGCCAGGTCGTGTCGCGCTCAACCCGTGGGGCGTGGTCTTCCGCGGCGAGGGCCATCAGAGTTCGCACATCCACCCGGACAGCTGGCTGAGCGGCGTGCTCCATGTGGAGCTCCCTCCGGGAATGCACGAGCCCCCGCGGCGGGCAGCGAAGCAGGGTTGGCTCCGCTTCACGGAAGGCCCCCGGCCCGAAGATCCCGTAGTGCTCGACCTCGAGCCTGTGGTGGGTACGTTGGTGCTCTTCCCCTCGTACCTGCACCACCAAACACTTCCCGTCCCGCTCCCGGAGCCCCGTATCTCCATCGCCTTCGACGTGGTGCCCGTCGAAGGCAATTGA
- a CDS encoding DUF1328 domain-containing protein, which produces MLKWAIIMFIVALVAGVFGFGGVAAGAATIGKIFFFGFLFVAVVALIAGIAGGRALDKR; this is translated from the coding sequence TTGTTGAAGTGGGCAATCATCATGTTCATCGTGGCCCTCGTGGCAGGGGTTTTTGGATTTGGAGGGGTAGCGGCCGGCGCCGCCACCATTGGGAAGATCTTCTTCTTTGGTTTCCTCTTCGTAGCGGTCGTGGCCCTGATCGCGGGCATTGCGGGAGGCAGAGCGCTCGATAAGCGTTAG